From the genome of Acidobacteriota bacterium:
ACTCATTTTGCAGGAGGTTCTCATGAAGGACAGGAGACTTATCTTTCTCGCCGGTTTCGTGCTCCTGGCGGCCCTCATCACCGGGCCGGCCTGCGCGACGAAGAAGTTCGTCAAGACCGAGAACGCCACTCTGGACCAGAAGATCGCCCAGGTCTCGACCGAGGTCGAAGCGAGCCAGAAGCGCCTCTCGGACCATGACGAGAAGCTGGCCACGATCGGCTCGCTCATCAGCCAGCACGACAACCAGTTCAAGACCGTCGAGGGCGAGATCGGCGAGGTCAAGACGCTCATCAAGGGCAACCTCGTCATGACGGCCACGCTAAAGAACTCCGACGCCAAGTTCGCGTTCGACAGCGCGGCGCTCAACGACGCGGCCAAGGGCGTCCTCGATGCCTTCGTCCAGAAGCTCGTCACCGAGAACAAGGGCGTCTACATCGAGATCCAGGGGCACACCGACAACACGGGCTCCGACGAGATCAACCAGGCGCTCGGCCAGAAGCGGGCCGAAGCGGTGCTGATGTACCTGTACAAGCAGTACAAGATCCCGATGCACCGCATGTCCGCCGTCAGCCTGGGCAGCTCCATGCCCATCGCCGACAACGGCACGCGGGAAGGCCGGAGCCAGAACCGGCGTGTCGAGATCCTCGTTTACGAATAAGAGCCCGAAGCGCTGACATCACGGTCCCGGGGCGGGGCCGGCTCCGGCCCTGCCCCGGCGATCATCTCGCCGTGACCCTGGCGGCGATCCCCTCCCGATCG
Proteins encoded in this window:
- a CDS encoding OmpA family protein yields the protein MKDRRLIFLAGFVLLAALITGPACATKKFVKTENATLDQKIAQVSTEVEASQKRLSDHDEKLATIGSLISQHDNQFKTVEGEIGEVKTLIKGNLVMTATLKNSDAKFAFDSAALNDAAKGVLDAFVQKLVTENKGVYIEIQGHTDNTGSDEINQALGQKRAEAVLMYLYKQYKIPMHRMSAVSLGSSMPIADNGTREGRSQNRRVEILVYE